In a genomic window of Sporosarcina trichiuri:
- the rlmB gene encoding 23S rRNA (guanosine(2251)-2'-O)-methyltransferase RlmB, whose product MPEIDGAELIGGKNPVAEALRSGRELNKIWVAEGLNKQSIGEITTLAKKAGVVVQAVPKKKLDQLLDVNHQGVIASVAAYSYAELDDVFAIAEQRGEDPFILMLDELEDPHNLGSILRTADAAGVHGIVIPKRRSVGLTGVVAKASTGAIEHIPVVRVVNLGQTADELKKRGVWIAGTDARGSADYRTMDATLPLAIIIGSEGKGMSRLLKEKCDFLYHLPMRGHVTSLNASVAASLLMYEVMRKRLPLTPAP is encoded by the coding sequence ATGCCGGAAATTGATGGTGCCGAACTGATCGGCGGCAAGAATCCTGTTGCAGAGGCCCTGCGATCAGGACGGGAACTCAATAAAATCTGGGTTGCGGAAGGGCTGAACAAGCAGAGTATCGGTGAAATCACGACACTCGCCAAAAAGGCGGGGGTCGTCGTGCAGGCTGTTCCGAAAAAGAAGCTGGATCAGCTGCTCGATGTGAATCACCAGGGAGTCATTGCCTCAGTCGCGGCCTACAGCTATGCGGAACTGGATGACGTCTTTGCAATCGCCGAGCAGCGGGGTGAAGACCCGTTCATCCTGATGCTTGACGAGCTGGAGGATCCCCATAACCTGGGGTCCATTCTCAGGACGGCGGATGCTGCGGGCGTCCACGGCATCGTGATCCCGAAACGGCGTTCTGTCGGACTGACGGGCGTTGTGGCGAAAGCCTCCACGGGGGCCATCGAGCACATCCCGGTTGTCCGTGTTGTGAATCTCGGCCAGACCGCCGATGAACTGAAGAAACGGGGTGTCTGGATAGCAGGGACGGATGCACGCGGTTCGGCCGACTACCGGACGATGGATGCGACGCTGCCTCTTGCCATCATCATCGGCAGCGAGGGGAAAGGGATGTCCCGCCTGCTGAAAGAGAAGTGTGATTTCCTGTATCATCTGCCGATGCGCGGGCATGTCACATCCCTCAATGCCTCTGTGGCTGCATCACTCCTCATGTATGAAGTCATGCGCAAACGGCTGCCGCTCACACCGGCGCCGTGA
- a CDS encoding NYN domain-containing protein has protein sequence MKKDILLVDGYNIIGAWPELQELKRVKLAEARDRLIDRLAEYQAFKGWRVIIVFDAYLVPGIENKQKQSNVEVVFTRENETADERIEKFVAELSGRRVQLHVATSDRTEQWMIFGQGALRISARELEIELQDIDRIITEKVKKIQEDRSFSKIQLSQEVAEIFEKWRRGNR, from the coding sequence GTGAAGAAAGATATTCTGCTGGTCGATGGCTATAACATCATCGGTGCCTGGCCGGAACTGCAGGAACTGAAACGGGTGAAGCTCGCGGAAGCAAGAGACCGGCTGATCGATCGGCTGGCCGAGTATCAGGCGTTCAAAGGGTGGCGTGTCATTATCGTGTTCGATGCCTACCTGGTCCCCGGTATCGAGAACAAACAGAAACAATCGAATGTGGAAGTGGTGTTCACAAGGGAAAATGAGACCGCCGACGAGAGGATCGAGAAATTCGTGGCGGAACTCTCCGGCCGGCGTGTCCAGCTGCACGTTGCAACATCCGATCGTACGGAGCAGTGGATGATCTTCGGGCAGGGAGCCCTGCGGATCTCGGCTCGTGAGCTGGAAATCGAACTGCAGGACATCGACCGGATCATCACGGAGAAAGTGAAAAAGATCCAGGAGGACCGGTCCTTCTCCAAGATCCAGCTGTCGCAGGAAGTGGCGGAAATCTTCGAAAAGTGGCGACGGGGGAACAGATGA
- the sigH gene encoding RNA polymerase sporulation sigma factor SigH: MAEKTVPAPRPADFSTFSDEQMIGIIQQGNTDALDFLITKYQSFVRMKARSYFMMGGDREDIIQEGMIGLYKAIRDFRPDRLSSFKGFAELCIKRQIITAIKTATRQKHIPLNSSVSLDKPVFDEESDRTLLDVLTNAENDDPENLMIYKEEFVQMELEMNKVLSGLEKEVLGLYLDGQSYQEISQELNRQVKSVDNALQRIKRKLERFMTAGAPT, translated from the coding sequence ATGGCGGAGAAGACAGTACCTGCACCGAGACCAGCAGACTTCAGCACTTTTTCCGATGAACAGATGATCGGAATCATCCAGCAGGGGAACACGGATGCCCTCGATTTCCTGATTACAAAATACCAATCCTTCGTCCGCATGAAAGCGAGATCCTATTTCATGATGGGCGGCGACAGGGAGGATATCATCCAGGAAGGCATGATCGGTCTGTACAAAGCGATCCGCGACTTCCGGCCGGACCGCCTCAGTTCGTTCAAAGGGTTTGCCGAACTGTGCATCAAACGGCAGATCATCACAGCCATCAAGACCGCTACCCGTCAGAAGCATATCCCGCTGAATTCATCCGTCTCGCTGGACAAGCCGGTGTTCGATGAAGAATCCGACCGGACCTTGCTGGATGTGCTGACGAATGCAGAAAACGACGATCCGGAAAACCTGATGATCTACAAAGAGGAGTTCGTCCAGATGGAACTCGAGATGAACAAAGTGCTCAGCGGCCTTGAAAAAGAGGTGCTCGGCCTCTATCTGGACGGACAGTCCTACCAGGAAATCTCGCAGGAGCTGAATCGCCAGGTGAAATCTGTCGATAACGCGCTCCAGCGCATCAAGCGGAAACTTGAGCGCTTCATGACAGCCGGCGCGCCGACGTGA
- the rpmG gene encoding 50S ribosomal protein L33, with protein sequence MSNKIVVSCEKCGSRNYSLPAASGRSAERLELKKYCSHCNTHTLHRQTA encoded by the coding sequence ATGTCAAATAAAATTGTAGTTAGCTGTGAGAAATGCGGTTCCAGAAACTATTCGCTCCCGGCAGCAAGCGGCCGATCCGCAGAACGCCTGGAGCTGAAAAAATACTGCAGCCATTGCAATACGCACACATTACACAGACAAACAGCGTGA
- the secE gene encoding preprotein translocase subunit SecE, with product MGKITSFFKNVVTEMRKVSWPKRKDLTRYTIVVLSTVVFMAVYFGLVDLILSRVMEWYVAL from the coding sequence ATGGGCAAGATAACAAGTTTCTTCAAAAATGTTGTCACGGAAATGCGGAAAGTCAGCTGGCCGAAACGGAAAGACCTGACACGCTATACGATCGTCGTACTCAGCACAGTCGTCTTCATGGCTGTCTATTTCGGTCTTGTGGATCTTATCTTATCACGGGTCATGGAATGGTATGTTGCGTTATAA
- the nusG gene encoding transcription termination/antitermination protein NusG, whose product MEKNWYVVHTYSGYENKVKENLEKRVETMGMQDKIFRVIVPEEEETDFKEGKKRTVMRKTFPGYVLVEVIMTDDSWYVVRNTPGVTGFIGSSGGGAKPTPLLPEEVEFILKQMGVKDKKMDVDFEIGEMVEVLEGPFAGFQGKVEEIELDKGKVKVSVDMFGRETNMELDFGQVERTD is encoded by the coding sequence ATGGAGAAAAATTGGTACGTCGTCCATACGTACTCAGGTTACGAAAACAAAGTGAAAGAGAATTTGGAGAAGCGTGTCGAGACGATGGGCATGCAGGATAAGATCTTCCGGGTCATCGTTCCTGAAGAAGAAGAAACGGATTTCAAAGAAGGCAAGAAGCGGACGGTCATGCGCAAAACCTTCCCGGGTTACGTACTGGTTGAAGTCATCATGACGGATGATTCCTGGTATGTCGTCCGGAATACACCGGGCGTCACGGGGTTCATCGGTTCATCAGGCGGCGGCGCGAAGCCGACGCCGCTGCTGCCGGAGGAAGTGGAATTCATCCTCAAGCAGATGGGGGTGAAAGACAAGAAGATGGACGTCGATTTCGAGATCGGCGAGATGGTGGAAGTGCTGGAAGGACCGTTCGCGGGCTTCCAGGGCAAAGTCGAGGAAATCGAACTGGACAAAGGGAAGGTCAAAGTATCCGTCGACATGTTCGGACGTGAGACGAACATGGAGCTGGACTTCGGGCAGGTTGAACGCACCGATTGA